In Erigeron canadensis isolate Cc75 chromosome 1, C_canadensis_v1, whole genome shotgun sequence, a single window of DNA contains:
- the LOC122584483 gene encoding ankyrin repeat domain-containing protein 13C-like → MAAIDVTKYSHSPTHKAVVSKDYGGLRKIIAGLPRLCDPSEIHNESISLAEEAKADAISAVIDRRDVVNRDTPLHLAVKLGDVTATEMLMLAGADWSLQNEQGWSALQEAICNREETIARIIVRHYQPIAWGKWCRRLPRLVGTMRRMRDFYMEITFQFESSVIPFISRIAPSDTYKIWKQGANLRADMTLAGFDGFRIQRADQTVLFLGDGSEDGKVPPGSLCMISHKNKEVMNALDGAGAPASDAEVQQEVQAMSQTNIFRPGIDVTQAVLLPQISWRRQEKTETVGGWKCKVYDMHNVVVSIKSRRVPGAMSDDEFFSSCNENETESEELNDILTDEERKQLEAALKLDSSELGPENTDGMIGHRHSCVEQRDLPIEDVLTYKNGDLMHEKEKKGWFDGWKKRDGNKHARPRKSAPVPPRGSLCMEEKVSDLLGDSPSTSQSQIQPGRHSMEVTVKENDNRRGKDLKPSSSTGLNGINRRKDASRENEYKKGLRPILWLAPNFPLRTEELLPLLDILANKVKAIRRLRDLLTTKLPMGTFPVKVAIPVIPTIRVLVTFTKFEELQPSDEFATPPSSPTGGDHDSPSMTNPSAPSSSWFQWIKTPYHRANSTSNASSSRIENIVDPFAIPADYTWISAEAKKKKMQEKNKSKKGRSQSQNQ, encoded by the exons ATGGCAGCGATAGATGTTACGAAATATTCACATAGTCCTACACACAAAGCCGTAGTGTCAAAAGATTATGGTGGTTTGAGGAAAATTATTGCTGGGCTGCCACGACTCTGCGATCCTTCAGAGATTCATAATGAATCTATTTCTTTAGCAGAGGAAGCTAAGGCTGATGCAATCTCTGCTGTCATTGACCGTCGTGATGTGGTTAATCGTGATACGCCATTGCATCTGGCCGTTAAACTTGGTGATGTGACTGCCACAGAAATGCTAATGCTGGCTGGTGCGGATTGGAGTTTGCAGAATGAGCAGGGTTGGAGTGCTCTTCAAGAAGCTATTTGTAATAGGGAAGAAACGATTGCTAGGATTATAGTTAGACATTATCAGCCAATAGCATGGGGCAAATGGTGTAGGAGGTTGCCTCGTTTGGTAGGAACAATGAGAAGAATGCGGGATTTCTATATGGAAATCACTTTTCAATTTGAAAGCTCGGTTATTCCTTTTATTTCCAGAATTGCTCCTTCGGATACTTACAAGATTTGGAAACAGGGTGCAAATTTAAGGGCAGATATGACTTTAGCTGGTTTTGATGGGTTCCGGATACAACGAGCTGATCAAACTGTTTTGTTCCTTGGTGACGGCTCTGAGGATGGGAAAGTTCCTCCTGGGTCTCTTTGTATGATCTCACACAAAAATAAAGAGGTGATGAATGCTTTAGATGGTGCTGGTGCACCAGCATCTGATGCTGAGGTGCAGCAAGAAGTGCAAGCAATGTCACAGACTAATATTTTTAGGCCTGGGATCGATGTTACTCAGGCTGTTCTTTTGCCACAAATTTCATGGAGACGGCAGGAAAAAACAGAAACTGTTGGGGGGTGGAAGTGTAAAGTTTATGATATGCACAATGTGGTTGTAAGTATAAAATCTAGACGGGTCCCGGGTGCGATGTCTGATGATGAGTTTTTCTCGTCTTGTAATGAAAACGAAACAGAAAGTGAAGAGCTTAATGACATTTTAACAGATGAGGAACGGAAACAACTTGAAGCTGCATTAAAGTTGGATTCTTCAGAGTTGGGCCCCGAAAACACTGATGGGATGATTGGGCATCGCCATAGCTGTGTTGAACAAAGAGATCTCCCAATTGAGGACGTACTGACCTATAAAaatggtgaccttatgcatgaaaaagaaaagaaagggtggTTTGATGGATGGAAAAAACGGGATGGTAATAAACATGCAAGGCCCAGAAAGAGTGCACCGGTCCCACCCAGAGGTTCGTTATGTATGGAAGAGAAGGTTAGTGATCTACTTGGGGACTCACCATCTACAAGTCAAAGTCAAATCCAACCTGGAAGGCATTCGATGGAAGTCACTGTTAAAGAAAATGACAACAGGAGAGGGAAAGATTTGaaaccatcttcatcaactggTTTGAACGGTATCAATCGGCGAAAAGATGCGAGCCGTGAGAATGAGTATAAAAAAGGGTTGAGGCCCATTCTTTGGCTTGCACCCAACTTCCCATTGCGTACAGAGGAACTCTTACCCTTGCTTGACATTTTAGCAAATAAAGTTAAGGCAATTCGAAGGTTGAGAGATTTGCTAACCACAAAACTTCCAATGGGAACATTTCCTGTTAAG GTTGCTATTCCAGTGATCCCCACAATACGGGTGCTGGTTACTTTCACAAAGTTTGAAGAACTACAACCATCAGATGAATTCGCCACCCCACCTTCTAGTCCAACTGGCGGTGACCATGATAGCCCATCAATGACAAATCCCTCTGCACCATCCTCATCTTGGTTTCAGTGGATTAAGACTCCATACCATCGTGCTAACTCAACATCCAATGCTTCAAGCAGTAGGATAGAAAATATTGTTGACCCTTTTGCGATTCCTGCCGACTACACATGGATCAGTGCTGAagcaaagaagaagaagatgcaggagaagaacaaatcaaagaaaggaagaagtcaaagtcaaaatcaGTAG